A single Pristis pectinata isolate sPriPec2 chromosome 6, sPriPec2.1.pri, whole genome shotgun sequence DNA region contains:
- the ndufaf3 gene encoding NADH dehydrogenase [ubiquinone] 1 alpha subcomplex assembly factor 3 → MAALCRVLRTCRVVGRPPGRGHRTTPADDERLGRTAVRALERGPDSLLVDGFSGSGFTVGGIRVLGPCALLPPACCTGTLGVTETSLRQSGIVLLTGTQNRHPGAGAWVTGCRGLDPKLLRFMRSKGVALEVTGHGESNTH, encoded by the exons ATGGCCGCGCTCTGCCGGGTTCTCAGGACGTGTCGGGTTGTCGGGAG GCCCCCGGGGCGGGGACACCGGACGACGCCGGCGGACGACGAGCGGTTGGGCCGGACGGCGGTTCGCGCCCTGGAGCGCGGCCCCGACTCCCTCCTGGTGGACGGATTCAGCGGCAGCGGCTTCACCGTCGGCGGCATCAGGGTGCTGGGGCCCTGCGCGCTGCTGCCGCCCGCCTGCTGCACTGGGAC GTTGGGAGTTACAGAGACATCACTGAGACAGTCTGGCATTGTTTTACTTACTGGAACCCAAAATAG ACATCCTGGTGCTGGGGCCTGGGTGACCGGGTGCAGAGGGTTGGACCCCAAGCTGCTGAGGTTCATGAGGAGCAAGGGGGTCGCTCTAGAGGTAACTGGACACGGTGAGTCCAACACACACTGA